A single Panthera tigris isolate Pti1 chromosome A3, P.tigris_Pti1_mat1.1, whole genome shotgun sequence DNA region contains:
- the PAX8 gene encoding LOW QUALITY PROTEIN: paired box protein Pax-8 (The sequence of the model RefSeq protein was modified relative to this genomic sequence to represent the inferred CDS: inserted 1 base in 1 codon), protein MTGQLRGGRRGGDRREEALSPRRAASDSPAMPHNSIRSAVPGTTVFLGHGGLNQLGGAFVNGRPLPEVVRQRIVDLAHQGVRPCDISRQLRVSHGCVSKILGRYYETGSIRPGVIGGSKPKVATPKVVEKIGDYKRQNPTMFAWEIRDRLLAEGVCDNDTVPSVSSINRIIRTKVQQPFNLPMDSCVATKSLSPGHTLIPSSAVTPXESPQSDSLGSTYSINGLLGIAQPGSDSKRKMDDSDQDSCRLSIDSQSSSSGPRKHLRTDAFSQHHLEPLECPFERQHYPEAYASPSHTKGEQGLYPLPLLNSALDDGKATLTPSNTPLGRNLSTHQTYPVVADPHSPFAIKQETPEVSSSSSTPSSLSSSAFLDLQQVGSGVPAGASVPPFNAFPHAASVYGQFTGQALLSGREMVGPTLPGYPPHIPTSGQGSYASSAIAGMVAGSEYSGNAYGHTPYSSYGEAWRFPNSSLLSSPYYYSSTSRPSAPPTTATAFDHL, encoded by the exons CTGTTCCTGGGACTACTGTCTTCTTAGGCCACGGAGGGCTGAATCAGCTAGGAGGGGCCTTTGTGAACGGCAGACCCCTGCCTGAAGTGGTGCGTCAGCGCATCGTGGACCTGGCCCACCAGGGCGTGAGGCCCTGCGACATCTCCCGCCAGCTCCGAGTCAGCCATGGCTGTGTCAGCAAGATCCTTGGCAG GTACTACGAGACTGGCAGCATCCGGCCTGGAGTGATAGGAGGCTCCAAGCCCAAGGTGGCCACCCCCAAGGTGGTGGAGAAGATTGGAGACTACAAGCGTCAGAACCCTACCATGTTTGCTTGGGAGATCCGAGACCGGCTCCTGGCTGAGGGGGTCTGTGACAATGACACTGTGCCCAGTGTCAGCTCCATCAATAG GATCATCCGGACCAAAGTGCAGCAACCATTCAACCTCCCCATGGACAGCTGCGTGGCCACCAAGTCCCTGAGCCCGGGACACACGCTGA TCCCCAGCTCAGCTGTAACGC CAGAGTCACCCCAGTCAGACTCTCTGGGCTCCACCTACTCCATCAACGGGCTCCTGGGGATTGCTCAGCCTGGCAGCGACAGCAAGAGGAAAATGGACGACA GTGACCAGGACAGCTGCCGGCTGAGCATCGACTCCCAGAGCAGCAGCAGCGGGCCCCGCAAGCACCTTCGCACGGACGCCTTCAGCCAGCACCACCTTGAGCCGCTCGAGTGCCCATTCGAGCGGCAGCACTACCCGGAGGCCTATGCCTCCCCCAGCCACACCAAAGGCGAGCAG GGCCTCTACCCGCTGCCCTTGCTCAACAGCGCCCTGGACGACGGCAAGGCCACCCTGACCCCTTCCAATACACCCTTGGGGCGCAACCTCTCGACTCATCAGACCTACCCAGTGGTGGCAG ATCCTCATTCACCCTTCGCCATAAAGCAGGAAACCCCCGAGGTGTCCAGTTCTAGCTCCACCCCTTCCTCTTTATCTAGCTCCGCCTTTTTGGATCTGCAGCAAGTCGGCTCCGGGGTCCCAGCCGGTGCCTCGGTCCCGCCCTTCAATGCCTTTCCCCATGCTGCCTCCGTGTACGGGCAGTTCACGGGCCAGGCCCTCCTCTCAG GGAGAGAGATGGTGGGGCCCACGCTGCCCGGATACCCACCCCACATCCCCACCAGCGGACAGGGCAGCTATGCCTCTTCTGCCATCGCAGGCATGGTGGCAG GAAGTGAATACTCTGGCAATGCCTACGGCCACACCCCCTACTCCTCCTACGGCGAGGCCTGGCGCTTCCCCAACTCCAGCTTGCTGA GTTCCCCATATTATTACAGTTCCACATCAAGGCCAAGCGCACCGCCCACCACTGCCACGGCCTTTGACCACCTGTAG